The following proteins come from a genomic window of Cydia pomonella isolate Wapato2018A chromosome 28, ilCydPomo1, whole genome shotgun sequence:
- the LOC133532982 gene encoding zinc finger protein 271-like, whose protein sequence is MCHKTFKNKSYKHAHMLLHIRTKEFKCHVCEKKFTSESSLEKHLTVHNQVKCSVCEKELKTQANLARHMLVHTGERPFPCSFCSRRFTQKSVLIKHERIHTGEMPYECEMCLKKFSRSFTLENHLKRIHRKEKVENIKNGMTSSKKKKSDPKKENSESEKEKSPAETPECDMKRFWCVNCDNLYNNKEFYIHECAQINKFEINDVCGNNVPEIDYSDHEDNESSQSPFLDVKEEVTIKQTGPDNINDQFKHEIFFDTLPTNIADIEANNSTINTDTDILIDNEKKYQPIESNEKKAKVRKKMDM, encoded by the coding sequence ATGTGCCAtaaaacgtttaaaaataaatcttataaaCATGCACACATGCTATTACATATAAGAACGAAAGAATTCAAATGTCATGTTTGTGAAAAAAAGTTTACAAGTGAAAGTAGTTTAGAAAAACATCTTACAGTACACAACCAAGTTAAGTGTAGTGTTTGTGAGAAAGAGTTAAAAACTCAAGCTAATTTAGCGAGGCATATGTTAGTGCATACAGGTGAACGACCGTTTCCTTGTAGTTTTTGTAGTAGAAGATTTACGCAAAAGTCGGTATTGATTAAACATGAGAGGATACACACGGGTGAGATGCCGTACGAATGTGAAATGTGTTTGAAGAAATTTTCTAGAAGTTTTACTTTGGAGAATCATTTGAAGCGAATTCACAGAAAAGAAAAGGTAGAGAATATTAAAAATGGGATGACAtcgtctaagaaaaaaaaatctgacccTAAAAAAGAGAATTCTGAAAGTGAAAAGGAAAAGTCTCCAGCTGAGACGCCGGAGTGCGATATGAAGCGATTTTGGTGTGTAAACTGTGATAATTTGTACAATAATAAAGAATTCTATATACATGaatgtgcacaaataaataaatttgaaattaatgaCGTCTGTGGGAATAATGTGCCAGAAATTGATTATAGCGATCACGAAGATAATGAAAGCAGTCAAAGTCCATTTTTAGATGTAAAAGAAGAAGTCACAATAAAACAGACAGGACCCGATAATATAAATGATCAATTCaaacatgaaatattttttgatacttTACCAACAAACATTGCCGATATAGAAGCAAACAATTCAACAATAAATACCGATACAGATATTTTGATAGATAACGAAAAGAAATACCAACCTATAGAAAgcaatgaaaaaaaagcaaaagttcgcaaaaaaatggacatgtaa
- the LOC133532986 gene encoding uncharacterized protein LOC133532986 isoform X1, whose product MKRNRRKKERSEANNLSKVVVIPVLEMPPTNTDSDDRVSLNTTTTDRLSLDTTTTDRLSLNTTTTDRLSLNTTTTDPLSLDTTPINCVSLDTTTNDCVSPDGLADIDEQALKSELQIDEVLEPSDEEPHSTAAVIDPLLLECSELRPVPSVPPSPPRVRASPAARRVASLPRFRKRAKPTETERERNQKLRQTKFDAIHCTREYDRILFETKLQHLEEKRREDRDIYELKKRKLELEISLLERQNKN is encoded by the exons ATGAAAAGGAACAGAAGAAAG AAAGAACGATCAGAAGCAAATAACCTGTCCAAAGTTGTCGTTATACCTGTCTTAGAGATGCCACCAACGAACACCGACAGCGACGACCGTGTCTCGCTGAACACGACGACAACCGACCGTCTCTCGCTGGACACGACGACAACCGACCGTCTCTCGCTGAACACGACGACAACCGACCGTCTCTCGCTGAACACGACGACAACCGACCCTCTCTCGCTGGACACGACGCCAATCAACTGTGTCTCGCTGGACACGACGACAAACGACTGTGTCTCGCCAGATGGGCTCGCTGATATAGATGAGCAGGCTTTGAAATCG gaaCTACAGATTGATGAAGTGCTAGAACCTTCTGATGAG gAACCACATTCAACAGCTGCTGTGATTGACCCATTACTATTGGAATGTTCTGAG CTCCGGCCCGTCCCGAGCGTCCCGCCCTCCCCGCCTCGGGTGCGTGCCTCTCCGGCGGCTCGGCGCGTCGCCTCCCTGCCTC gtttTCGAAAACGAGCGAAACCCACCGAAACAGAACGTGAAAGAAATCAAAAATTACGACAAACAAAATTTGACGCAATACACTGTACGAGAGAATACGATAGGATATTATTTGAAACTAAACTTCAGCATTTAGAAGAGAAGAGGAGAGAAGATAGAGACATTTATGAATTGAAGAAGAGAAAATTGGAATTGGAAATTAGTTTGTTGGaaagacaaaataaaaattaa
- the LOC133532986 gene encoding uncharacterized protein LOC133532986 isoform X2, protein MPPTNTDSDDRVSLNTTTTDRLSLDTTTTDRLSLNTTTTDRLSLNTTTTDPLSLDTTPINCVSLDTTTNDCVSPDGLADIDEQALKSELQIDEVLEPSDEEPHSTAAVIDPLLLECSELRPVPSVPPSPPRVRASPAARRVASLPRFRKRAKPTETERERNQKLRQTKFDAIHCTREYDRILFETKLQHLEEKRREDRDIYELKKRKLELEISLLERQNKN, encoded by the exons ATGCCACCAACGAACACCGACAGCGACGACCGTGTCTCGCTGAACACGACGACAACCGACCGTCTCTCGCTGGACACGACGACAACCGACCGTCTCTCGCTGAACACGACGACAACCGACCGTCTCTCGCTGAACACGACGACAACCGACCCTCTCTCGCTGGACACGACGCCAATCAACTGTGTCTCGCTGGACACGACGACAAACGACTGTGTCTCGCCAGATGGGCTCGCTGATATAGATGAGCAGGCTTTGAAATCG gaaCTACAGATTGATGAAGTGCTAGAACCTTCTGATGAG gAACCACATTCAACAGCTGCTGTGATTGACCCATTACTATTGGAATGTTCTGAG CTCCGGCCCGTCCCGAGCGTCCCGCCCTCCCCGCCTCGGGTGCGTGCCTCTCCGGCGGCTCGGCGCGTCGCCTCCCTGCCTC gtttTCGAAAACGAGCGAAACCCACCGAAACAGAACGTGAAAGAAATCAAAAATTACGACAAACAAAATTTGACGCAATACACTGTACGAGAGAATACGATAGGATATTATTTGAAACTAAACTTCAGCATTTAGAAGAGAAGAGGAGAGAAGATAGAGACATTTATGAATTGAAGAAGAGAAAATTGGAATTGGAAATTAGTTTGTTGGaaagacaaaataaaaattaa